Proteins encoded by one window of Marixanthomonas sp. SCSIO 43207:
- a CDS encoding YitT family protein — protein MNPIIRNIIVESVKRRYRKDNTNNDEQLIQKKADNLVVEIKHEISDFIYLIIGVLSATLGLEGFLLPNSFIDGGVTGISLIVKELTGISLPILIFFINLPFLILGYFAISKRFAIKSVFGILFLSLSLYLIPIPSITEDGILIATFGGLFLGLGIGMAIRGGAIIDGTEVLAIYLSRKTNLTVGNVILIFNVLIFLTAAYFLSTEIALYAILTYFAASKTVDFVIDGIEEFMGVTIVSEKNEEIRQAIISKMGRGCTIYKAQNGFAKSGEQLKDTNVIYTVITRLEMSKLKTEIDKIDHEAFIIMASIKDAKGGMIKKKPLKKIK, from the coding sequence GTGAATCCAATAATTAGAAATATTATAGTTGAGAGTGTTAAACGTCGTTATAGAAAGGATAATACGAATAATGATGAGCAACTAATTCAAAAAAAAGCTGATAATCTTGTTGTAGAAATTAAACACGAGATTTCAGATTTTATTTACTTGATTATTGGTGTATTATCAGCAACTTTAGGATTGGAAGGTTTCTTATTACCCAATTCTTTTATAGATGGTGGCGTAACCGGAATATCACTTATTGTGAAAGAATTGACTGGTATTTCACTACCTATTTTAATCTTTTTTATCAATTTACCATTTTTAATTTTGGGCTACTTTGCCATAAGTAAACGCTTTGCTATAAAAAGTGTTTTCGGTATTTTATTTTTATCTCTTTCTCTTTATTTAATTCCTATTCCTTCAATAACTGAAGATGGAATATTAATAGCAACTTTTGGTGGATTGTTTTTAGGTCTGGGGATAGGGATGGCAATTCGTGGAGGTGCTATTATTGATGGTACTGAAGTTCTAGCTATATATTTAAGTAGAAAAACAAATTTAACGGTTGGGAATGTTATTTTAATATTTAATGTCCTCATTTTCTTGACTGCAGCCTATTTTCTATCTACTGAAATAGCATTATATGCCATATTAACCTACTTTGCAGCATCAAAAACAGTTGATTTTGTTATTGATGGTATTGAAGAGTTTATGGGAGTTACTATTGTTTCAGAAAAAAATGAAGAAATACGCCAAGCCATTATTAGTAAAATGGGAAGAGGATGTACTATTTATAAAGCACAAAACGGTTTTGCAAAAAGTGGCGAGCAGTTAAAAGATACAAATGTTATTTATACTGTAATTACACGTTTGGAAATGTCAAAACTTAAAACTGAAATTGATAAAATTGATCACGAAGCTTTTATAATAATGGCGTCTATAAAAGATGCTAAAGGCGGCATGATAAAGAAAAAGCCTTTAAAAAAGATTAAATAG
- the murF gene encoding UDP-N-acetylmuramoyl-tripeptide--D-alanyl-D-alanine ligase — MIIEQLHKEFLESSGVCTDTRKIKKDCLFIALKGENFNGNTFADEALKKGAYKVIIDEEAFQNNHTILVDDCLQTLQKLASFHREYLKIPIISLTGSNGKTTTKELINAVLSEKFKTTATQGNLNNHIGVPLTLLSMDKTTEIGIVEMGANHLHEIESLCEIAQPDYGYITNFGKAHLEGFGGIEGVIKGKSEMYTYLKKHSKTVFVNGTDNKQLELTKDLNRVVFDEHLIQLIDATNEVKVLFKNNEIQSNLVGLYNFNNIAAAIAIGDFFKVSAQQIKNGIENYIPQNNRSQRIEKNGHHIIMDAYNANPTSMMAALLNFKQTKGDDKILILGDMFELGAEAQKEHEHVASFLKENPFATVYLLGENFFRTNSEAVHIQKYKTFDDFKKNFNVSEINSSFFLIKGSRGMALERVLEML, encoded by the coding sequence ATGATAATTGAACAACTTCACAAAGAATTTTTAGAAAGTAGTGGCGTTTGCACAGATACTCGTAAAATTAAAAAAGATTGTCTTTTTATAGCCTTAAAAGGCGAAAACTTTAATGGAAATACATTTGCAGATGAAGCCCTAAAAAAAGGAGCTTACAAGGTGATTATTGACGAGGAAGCATTTCAAAACAATCATACCATTTTGGTTGATGACTGTTTGCAAACCCTTCAGAAACTAGCTAGTTTCCATCGTGAATATTTAAAGATTCCTATTATTTCACTCACCGGAAGCAATGGTAAAACAACGACCAAAGAATTAATTAATGCAGTACTTTCAGAAAAGTTTAAAACAACTGCAACTCAAGGAAATCTAAACAATCATATTGGTGTTCCTCTTACCTTGCTTTCAATGGATAAAACCACAGAGATTGGAATTGTAGAAATGGGCGCAAATCATTTACACGAAATTGAAAGTCTTTGTGAAATTGCACAACCAGATTATGGATATATAACCAATTTTGGGAAAGCTCACCTTGAAGGTTTTGGGGGTATTGAAGGTGTTATCAAAGGTAAATCTGAAATGTATACCTACCTTAAAAAACATTCTAAAACCGTTTTTGTAAACGGTACTGACAACAAACAGCTTGAGCTCACCAAAGACTTAAATCGAGTAGTTTTTGACGAACATTTAATTCAATTAATAGATGCTACAAACGAAGTAAAAGTGCTCTTCAAAAACAATGAGATACAAAGTAATCTGGTTGGCCTTTATAACTTTAACAATATTGCTGCAGCGATTGCAATAGGTGATTTTTTTAAAGTTTCGGCCCAACAAATTAAAAATGGTATAGAAAACTACATTCCACAAAATAATAGATCACAACGCATTGAAAAAAATGGTCATCACATCATTATGGATGCTTACAATGCAAACCCTACTAGTATGATGGCTGCTTTATTGAATTTTAAACAAACCAAAGGTGATGATAAAATTCTTATACTTGGAGATATGTTTGAGTTGGGCGCAGAAGCCCAAAAGGAACACGAGCACGTAGCATCCTTTTTAAAGGAAAATCCATTTGCAACCGTTTATTTATTGGGTGAAAATTTTTTCAGAACAAATTCTGAAGCTGTGCATATTCAGAAATATAAAACTTTTGATGATTTCAAAAAAAACTTTAATGTAAGTGAGATTAACAGTAGTTTCTTTTTAATAAAAGGCTCTCGCGGAATGGCACTAGAACGTGTTTTGGAAATGCTTTAG